In Blastopirellula sediminis, the following proteins share a genomic window:
- the trxA gene encoding thioredoxin: MAMEFNEANFETEVLQSAEPVLVDFWAPWCGPCRQLAPVIDQLSKEYESGAKVGKVNTDESPNLARKYGIQSIPTVMVFKGGQVVSQFMGVQPKAKLQEAIDSAKA; this comes from the coding sequence ATGGCGATGGAATTTAACGAAGCCAATTTTGAGACGGAAGTGTTGCAGTCGGCCGAACCGGTTTTGGTTGACTTTTGGGCCCCTTGGTGCGGTCCGTGCCGTCAACTCGCCCCGGTGATCGACCAGCTCAGCAAGGAATACGAAAGCGGCGCCAAGGTTGGTAAGGTCAATACCGACGAAAGCCCGAACCTCGCTCGCAAGTACGGCATTCAGAGCATCCCGACGGTCATGGTCTTCAAAGGCGGCCAGGTCGTCTCGCAGTTCATGGGCGTGCAGCCGAAAGCCAAGTTGCAAGAAGCGATCGACAGCGC
- the arsC gene encoding arsenate reductase (glutaredoxin) (This arsenate reductase requires both glutathione and glutaredoxin to convert arsenate to arsenite, after which the efflux transporter formed by ArsA and ArsB can extrude the arsenite from the cell, providing resistance.) — protein MSSQVTIYHNPRCQKSRQTLELLRSHGVEPKIVEYLKSPLDEKTLAKLVKQLGGDAKLLVREKDWRKLGLPQPADSEEILQTLAEHPALIERPIVVSGGKARLGRPPENVLELL, from the coding sequence ATGTCTTCCCAGGTTACGATCTATCACAATCCGCGCTGCCAAAAGAGCCGCCAAACGTTGGAACTACTGCGATCCCATGGGGTTGAGCCCAAGATCGTCGAGTACCTGAAGTCGCCGCTCGATGAAAAAACGCTAGCAAAATTAGTGAAACAGCTCGGGGGGGACGCGAAGCTGCTGGTTCGGGAAAAAGATTGGCGAAAGCTCGGATTACCGCAACCGGCTGATTCGGAGGAGATCCTGCAGACCCTGGCGGAACATCCTGCGCTGATCGAGCGTCCAATTGTCGTCAGCGGCGGAAAGGCCCGCTTGGGACGGCCCCCCGAGAATGTGTTGGAATTGCTGTAA